The sequence CAGGAGGGCAGCTGGTACTGGATCGACGACTCGAACGTCCACTACCGGCCGAAGGAGTACTGGAAGGCCGGCACCACCCTCAAGGTCTCGGCGAAGATCTACGGCGTCGATTTCGGCGGCGGCGTGTTCGGCGCGGAGGACCGCGCGGAAACGTACAAGGTGCACGATTCCTGGATCGCGAAGGCGGACGGGAACACCGAGCAGATGCAGATCTTCCACAACGGCGCGATGGTCAAGTCCATGCCGATCTCGATGGGCAAGGACGCGACGCCCACCCACTTGGGCGCGCACGTCATTTCGGACAAGCAGGCGAACTACACGATGGACTCCTGCACGTACGGCGTCTGCCCGCCGGACCCGAAGGCGTACCGCTCCAACGAGAAGTGGTCGGAGCGGATTTCGAACGACGGCGAGTTCGTGCACGAGAACCCCAACAGCGTGGGGCAGCAAGGTAGTTCGAACGTGTCGCACGGGTGCATCAACCTGAACGACGCGAACGCCCAGTGGTTCTTCCAGAACATGGGGTTGGGTGACGTCGTGGAGGTGACCAACTCGGGCGGCCCGCAGCTGCCGGTTTGGGATCTGTACGGTGATTGGTCGAAGTCTTGGGCTGACTGGCAGGCCGGGTCGGCGTTGAAGTAGGGATTTGGTTCGGTTCGGCTGGCGGAAGGGCCGGGGCTCGGTAGGAGCTCCGGCCCTTTTTCATGCCGCCGGGCGGGGTTGGGCTGGAGCGTCGGCAGGCCTGCGGCTGCAGTTGTACGGCTGCCTGGGCACGAACGGACCGTTCGCAGTGGGAGGTGTCGGCGGACCGCTCGGGCCGCCGGTGACCGGGGCGCGGATGGCACTGAAGTGGCGCGAATGCCCGCCTGGCCGGCGGCGCTGAAGTCAGGTGCTCGCAGAGCAGTCACGCGCGCTCGGGCGGCGGCACCGAATGGTCCACTCGCCGCGTTGTCGGGGTGTGGGTAGCTCGGCACCAGCGGGAAATGGTGCGGGCGGGGCGGGTGTCCGTGGGCATGAAAAAGGGCCTGGCCGGGAGACTCTCGTCTCAACCGGGCCAGGCCCTTCCTTCATGTTAAGTTCGGCGGTGTCCTACTCTCCCACAACCCTTCGGTTGCAGTACCATCGGCGCTGTCAAGCTTAGCTTCCGGGTTCGGAATGGGACCGGGCGTTTCCCTGACGCTAAAACCACCGAAACATCTCTGAAACAACACACACCGTCACCGGCGTGGTGTTTCAGAACCGTAGAGTGGATGCGCAACATCTTCGTAGACAAGTCCTCGGCCTATTAGTACCAGTCAACTCAACAACACATTACTGTGCTTCCATATCTGGCCTATCAACCCAATGGTCTCTTGGGGGCCTTAACCCACAAAGGGGTGGGATACCTCATCTTGGAACAGGCTTCCCGCTTAGATGCCTTCAGCGGTTATCCCTTCCGAACGTGGCCAACCAGCCATGCCCTTGGCAGAACAACTGGCACACCAGAGGTTCGTCCGTCCCGGTCCTCTCGTACTAGGGACAGCCTTCCTCAAGTATCCTACGCGCGCGGCGGATAGGGACCGAACTGTCTCACGACGTTCTAAACCCAGCTCGCGTGCCGCTTTAATGGGCGAACAGCCCAACCCTTGGGACCTACTCCGGCCCCAGGATGCGACGAGCCGACATCGAGGTGCCAAACCATGCCGTCGATATGGACTCTTGGGCAAGATCAGCCTGTTATCCCCGGGGTACCTTTTATCCGTTGAGCGACACCCCTTCCACCAGGAGGTGCCGGATCACTAGTCCCGACTTTCGTCCCTGCTCGACATGTCTGTCTCACAGTCAAGCTCCCTTGTGCACTTGCACTCAACACCTGATTGCCAACCAGGCTGAGGGAACCTTTGGGCGCCTCCGTTACTCTTTAGGAGGCAACCGCCCCAGTTAAACTACCCATCAGGCACTGTCCCTGAACCAGATCATGGCCCGAGGTTCAGATTCCCAATTCGACCAGAGTGGTATTTCAACAACGACTCCACAGTAACTAGCGTCACCGCTTCACAGTCTCCCACCTATCCTACACAAGCCGAACCGAAAACCAATACCAAACTATAGTAAAGGTCCCGGGGTCTTTCCGTCCTGCCGCGCGTAACGAGCATCTTTACTCGTAGTGCAATTTCGCCGGGCCTGTGGTTGAGACAGCCGGAAAGTCGTTACGCCATTCGTGCAGGTCGGAACTTACCCGACAAGGAATTTCGCTACCTTAGGATGGTTATAGTTACCACCGCCGTTTACTGGCGCTTAAATTCTCAGCTTCGCCCCGAAAGGCTAACCGGTCCTCTTAACGTTCCAGCACCGGGCAGGCGTCAGTCCATATACATCGTCTTGCGACTTCGCATGGACCTGTGTTTTTAGTAAACAGTCGCTTTCCGCTGGTCTCTGCGGCCACCCACCCCTAGCCTGCAAGAAGCTTCAGGATGTTTGGCCCCCCTTCTCCCGAAGTTACGGGGGCATTTTGCCGAGTTCCTTAACCACAGTTCACCCGATCGCCTTGGTATTCTCTACCTGACCACCTGTGTTGGTTTGGGGTACGGGCCGTGCATGCACTCACTAGAGGCTTTTCTCGGCAGCATAGGATCACTCTACTTCGCCTCAAACGGCTACGCATCACGTCTCAGCCTATATGGAACACGGATTTGCCTATGTTCCGGCCTACACGCTTACACCAGGACAACCATCGCCTGGCGGAGCTACCTTCCTGCGTCACCCCATCGCTTGACTACTACGAAATCAGGTCCCACGCTCCACACACCGTCATTCACCCGAAGGCTTCAAACAGTGGCTTTGGGTGGTTAGTATCAAACGCCTCGTCATGGGCGCACATGCTCGGGTACGGGAATATCAACCCGTTGTCCATCGACTACGCCTGTCGGCCTCGCCTTAGGTCCCGACTTACCCTGGGCGGATTAGCCTGGCCCAGGAACCCTTGGTCATCCGGCGGCAGAGTTTCTCACTCTGCATTCGCTACTCATGCCTGCATTCTCACTCCCACACCCTCCACGACTGGCTTCCGCCGCCGCTTCCCTGGATGCAGGACGCTCCCCTACCCATCCATACCACTAGACAACACCCTCAAGGAGTGAAGCCGATGTATTGCATGAATGACACAGCTTCGGCGGTGTGCTTAAGCCCCGCTACATTGTCGGCGCAGGACCACTTGACCAGTGAGCTATTACGCACTCTTTCAAGGGTGGCTGCTTCTAAGCCAACCTCCTGGTTGTCTGGGCAATCCCACATCCTTTCCCACTGAGCACACACTTAGGGGCCTTAGCTGGTGTTCTGGGCTGTTTCCCTCTCGACGACGAAGCTTATCCCCCGCCGTCTCACTGCCGTACTCTAACACCACGGTATTCGGAGTTTGGTTGATTTCGGTAACCCGGTAAGGCCCCTAGACCATCCAGTAGCTCTACCCCCGTGGAGAAACATACGACGCTGCACCTAAATGCATTTCGGGGAGAACCAGCTATCACGGAGTTTGATTGGCCTTTCACCCCTACCCACAGCTCATCCCCTCAGTTTTCAACCTAAGTGGGTTCGGGCCTCCACGACGTCTTACCGTCGCTTCACCCTGGCCATGGGTAGATCACTCCGCTTCGGGTCTAGACCACGCGACTGGATCGCCCTATTCAGACTCGCTTTCGCTACGGCTACCCCACACGGGTTAACCTCGCCACGCAGCACTAACTCGCAGGCTCATTCTTCAAAAGGCACGCCATCACCCCAAAAGGCTCTGACGGCTTGTAGGCACACGGTTTCAGGTACTCTTTCACTCCCCTCCCGGGGTACTTTTCATCTTTCCCTCACGGTACTCGTCCGCTATCGGTCTTCAGGAAGTATTTAGGCTTACCGGGTGGTCCCGGCAGATTCACAGCAAATTCCACGAGCTCGCTGCTACTCGGGAACACCACCAAGATCGGTGAAACTGGTTTTCGCGTACGGGGCTCTCACCCACTCCGGCCCGCCATCCCAAGCGGTTCCACTAACCAGCACAACAACCCGAAGAAATGTCAGTCTCTTCAAGGTGGGTCCCACAACACCGCACACACAACGCCTGACAGCTTGACATATGCACGGTTTAGCCTCTTCCGCTTTCGCTCGCCACTACTCACGGAATCACGGTTGTTTTCTCTTCCTACGGGTACTGAGATGTTTCACTTCCCCGCGTTCCCTCCACACACCCTATATATTCAGGTGCGGGTAACACCACATCACTGGTGCTGGGTTTCCCCATTCGGAAATCCTCGGATCACAGCTCGGTTGACAGCTCCCCGAGGCTTATCGCAGCCTCCTACGTCCTTCATCGGCTCCTGAAGCCAAGACATCCACCATGTGCCCTTAACAACTTGACCACAAAGATGCTCGCATCCACTCTACAGTTCTCAAACACCACACCAGAAACAAACAGCGTTCCAGGGCTGTGACGCCCTGAGGCGTGTTGCCTCAGGACCCAACAGTGTGCATGTGAACACCCGGCCACCCGAGCTCGGTGCGTGCTTTCCACGACCCTTACAGGTCAGTACTCACGCGGACTCCGCTCACCGTCGCCGGCGATAACCAGTAGTTCCACAATTCCTTGAGCAACCAGAACAGACCTGCATTCGAGGCCTAAGCCCTGGCCACTCCCAGACTCTATGAGCTGGGATGTGTTGTGCTCCTTAGAAAGGAGGTGATCCAGCCGCACCTTCCGGTACGGCTACCTTGTTACGACTTCGTCCCAATCGCCAGTCCCACCTTCGACCACTCCCTCCCCTTGCGGGGTTGGGCCATGGGCTTCGGGTGTTACCGACTTTCATGACGTGACGGGCGGTGTGTACAAGGCCCGGGAACGTATTCACCGCAGCGTTGCTGATCTGCGATTACTAGCGACTCCGACTTCACGCAGTCGAGTTGCAGACTGCGATCCGAACTGAGACCGGCTTTAAGGGATTCGCTCCACCTCGCGGTATCGCAGCCCTCTGTACCAGCCATTGTAGCATGTGTGAAGCCCTGGACATAAGGGGCATGATGACTTGACGTCATCCCCACCTTCCTCCGAGTTGACCCCGGCAGTCTCCCACGAGTCCCCGCCATAACGCGCTGGCAACGTAGGATAAGGGTTGCGCTCGTTGCGGGACTTAACCCAACATCTCACGACACGAGCTGACGACAGCCATGCACCACCTGTACACCAACCACAAGGGAAGCCCCATCTCTGGGGATGTCTGGCGCATGTCAAGCCCAGGTAAGGTTCTTCGCGTTGCATCGAATTAATCCACATGCTCCGCCGCTTGTGCGGGCCCCCGTCAATTCCTTTGAGTTTTAGCCTTGCGGCCGTACTCCCCAGGCGGGGCGCTTAATGCGTTAGCTACGGCACGGACAACGTGGATGTCGCCCACACCTAGCGCCCAACGTTTACAGCGTGGACTACCAGGGTATCTAATCCTGTTCGCTCCCCACGCTTTCGCTCCTCAGCGTCAGTATCGGCCCAGAGACCCGCCTTCGCCACCGGTGTTCCTCCTGATATCTGCGCATTTCACCGCTACACCAGGAATTCCAGTCTCCCCTACCGAACTCAAGTCTGCCCGTATCGACCGCACGCTCCACGTTAAGCGTGGAGATTTCACGGCCGACGCGACAAACCGCCTACGAGCTCTTTACGCCCAATAAATCCGGACAACGCTCGCACCCTACGTATTACCGCGGCTGCTGGCACGTAGTTAGCCGGTGCTTCTTATCCAGGTACCGTCACTTGCGCTTCGTCCCTGGCGAAAGAGGTTTACAACCCGAAGGCCGTCATCCCTCACGCGGCGTCGCTGCATCAGGCTTGCGCCCATTGTGCAATATTCCCCACTGCTGCCTCCCGTAGGAGTCTGGGCCGTGTCTCAGTCCCAGTGTGGCCGGTCACCCTCTCAGGCCGGCTACCCGTCGTCGCCTTGGTAGGCCATTACCCCACCAACAAGCTGATAGGCCGCGGGTTCATCCTGCACCGCCGGAACTTTCAACAACTCCCCATGCGAGAAGTTGTGATATCCGGTATTAGACCTCGTTTCCAAGGCTTATCCCAGAGTGCAGGGCAGATTACCCACGTGTTACTCACCCGTTCGCCACTCATCCCCACCCGAAAGTGGTTCAGCGTTCGACTTGCATGTGTTAAGCACGCCGCCAGCGTTCGTCCTGAGCCAGGATCAAACTCTCCAACAATGAACAGTTTAATCGAGGCAATTTCTTGCTTCTCAAAGGAAACCCCGACGAGGGGGTTTCATATAAGCTCTACTGGCTTAGTTCACTAGCACACTGTTGAGTTCTCAAGCAACACACTTCGGACCGCCGCGCCGCGAAGCGCTTTGGTCTTCGGCATTTGTTTCAAGCTTTGTTCCAGGGATACCACCCTGGTTCGGGACCACCCACTCTACCACGACTGTAGGAGCTTGGTTCGTGTTCCCGGCGGCCACCCGGTTTCCCTGGCGACTTGGAGAACTTTACATGCCCCCGAAACCCCCTCGCACAGGGGGGTCCCTTTTTTCGCGCCAGGCCGCTGACCTGCACCGATCGCCGCTCAGCCCGGCTGGGGCTCCCCGTGCGTCGCGACGACCGTCAGCGCGACGAGCGCGGCCGCCAGCACCGCGGTGACGTGGATGGGCGCCGGCGTGAAGGACGCGGCCAGGACGAGGACCGCCGTCACCGGGAAACCGATGGCGATCGGGCGGCACTCGTTGGTCGGGCCGATGTGCAGCAGCCACACGCTCAGCAGGAACACCGCGACCGGCACCGTGGTCGGCAGCGCCGCGGCCACCCCGCCCAGGTGCAGCTTCCCCGTGTCGTAGGCGACCGCCACCTCGAGCCCCGCGCCGACCGCCGCGGCCGAGCCGAAGATGAAGTAGTGGCCGTAGCCCCAGCTCATCGACGTGAACATGGTCGGGCGGCGGACGAGCCGCGCGTGGCCCGGGCGGTCGAAGTACAGCCACCACATCGAGAACACCAGGACGAGCGCGGCTGCGGCCAGCGAGATCAGCGCGCCGAGGTGGCCCGGCTCGGCGGTCCCCTCCTTGAGCGCGTTCGTCGCGCTGAGGATCACCTCGCCGAGCACGATCAGGGTGAACAGGCCGTACCGCTCGGCGATGTGGTGCGGGTGCCACGTCGTCCCCTGCCGGCGTTCCGCCCACACCGGCACGGCCATCTCCAGGACGGCGAACACGACGAACGCGGCCACCTGGGCACCGTGTGGCACCCACAGGAACGCGACCCACAGCAGCTGGACCCCCGTGATCCCGGCCGCGTACCGCAGCGCGGCCGGCCGGCACGACGGGTCGGACCGCGCGGCGCGCAGCCACTGGACCACCAGGGCGAGCCGCATCAGGACGTAGCCGGCGACCATCAGCCGGAAGTCGCCTTCGAAGGCGCTCGACACCGCCGCCGCCACGGTCAGCCCGCCGGCGATCTGCACGAGCGTCGCCAGCCGGTACGGCACGTCGTCGGTGTCGAACGCCGAGGCGAACCAGCTGAAGTTCAGCCAGCCCCACCAGATCGCGAAGAACACCATCGCGAACGACACGACGCCGTGGCCGGTGTGGCCTTCGGCGAGCGCGTGGTGCAGCTGCGCGGCCGCCTGGCCGACGGCGACCACGAAACAGAGGTCGAACAGGAGTTCCAGCGGCGTCGCGACGCGGTGGTGCTCACCGCGGTCGCGGGATCGCATGGGGCGGCGCCACACCCGGATCTCCGGCCGCGACGGCTGCTCGGTCATCGGTGCTCCCCGGGCTCGTGCCTGTCGGACGCCGTCATCCCACATGATCACGAGCCGGTGCGCAAAGCACGACACGAAGAACGGACGGGCCCGGTTCCCCCTCCCCCGGGCCCGCCCGCGCCGTCACGCGCCGGCGGCACCGGCGGGCAGCCCTTCCGCGAGTGCCGGACGGTCCCCCGCGGACGCCGACGACTCACTGGACGGAAGGTGACCGAGTGTGTCCATTCCCTCGAACTCCGGACGCCTCGATCGCTCAAGCCGGTCACCCCATCCCCGGGTGGCCGACTGATTGCCACTGTCGGTAGCCGAAGCCGCGCAGTGAAGGCTCCATAAGATCTACCCGGTTGCTCTGCGTAGCACCAGGGAATTCGCGCGCTCGTCACCCGGATGGAGCATCGCGAATCTGCGGAAAGTAGTGTCTCAGCCCCGCTGGACGTCCGCGGCCGAGGTTTCGGCCTCCCGCGCCTCGCGCTCCTCTACCGAGGCGCGCTGCCGGCGCGCCCGGAGCTCGGCGACCGCCAGTGCGAGCGCGACGCACGTCATGGCGGCCGCGCAGCCGAGCGCCACGGTCAGCGCGACCGGGTACGCCGACCCCGCGCCCACGACCGCGCCGAACACCGAAGCGAGCACCGCGGTGCCGATCGCGGTGCCGATCCGCTGCCCGGTCTGCAGCGCGCCGCCCGCGACGCCGGCCATCCGGACCGGCACGCATTCGAGCGTCAGCGTCGTGTTCGGCGAGATCACCATCCCGCCGCCGACGCCCGCGAACAGCAGCGGGAGCGCGAAAGCCCAGCCGGACGCCGAGGGCGGGACCAGCTCGGCGAGCAGTGCAACGGCCAGCAGGCCGAGGGCGACCACGCCCAGCCCGGTCACGGTGAGCAGCCTGCCGAAGCGGGGCACCAGCCGCCCGGCGACGGCCGCGGAGACCGCCGAGCCGAGCGCGAACGGCGTCACCGAGAGTCCCGACTGCAGGGGTGAGTAGCCGAGCCCCTGCTGGAAGAACACGGCGAAGACCAGCCAGATCCCGGCGAACCCGCAGAAGTAGAGCGCCCCGACCGCCGCGCCGGCGGCGTAGCCGGGGGTGC is a genomic window of Amycolatopsis lexingtonensis containing:
- a CDS encoding L,D-transpeptidase; this translates as MLPKKILLSVAGILAGALLVSACSSGDDGGSSAGGTPAPGSASASETPVAVTFEPAGGTGVNPATPIVVKAANGKLLDVTVTNSAKGKTVAGKLADDGSSWTSTEPLGYGATYKIVAHAQGANGKPIEQDNQISTIAPKKQANANLIPAPSAVASAGVGVGQPIVFSFGKIAVKNKAAVEKALSVESTPKQEGSWYWIDDSNVHYRPKEYWKAGTTLKVSAKIYGVDFGGGVFGAEDRAETYKVHDSWIAKADGNTEQMQIFHNGAMVKSMPISMGKDATPTHLGAHVISDKQANYTMDSCTYGVCPPDPKAYRSNEKWSERISNDGEFVHENPNSVGQQGSSNVSHGCINLNDANAQWFFQNMGLGDVVEVTNSGGPQLPVWDLYGDWSKSWADWQAGSALK
- a CDS encoding low temperature requirement protein A, which translates into the protein MTEQPSRPEIRVWRRPMRSRDRGEHHRVATPLELLFDLCFVVAVGQAAAQLHHALAEGHTGHGVVSFAMVFFAIWWGWLNFSWFASAFDTDDVPYRLATLVQIAGGLTVAAAVSSAFEGDFRLMVAGYVLMRLALVVQWLRAARSDPSCRPAALRYAAGITGVQLLWVAFLWVPHGAQVAAFVVFAVLEMAVPVWAERRQGTTWHPHHIAERYGLFTLIVLGEVILSATNALKEGTAEPGHLGALISLAAAALVLVFSMWWLYFDRPGHARLVRRPTMFTSMSWGYGHYFIFGSAAAVGAGLEVAVAYDTGKLHLGGVAAALPTTVPVAVFLLSVWLLHIGPTNECRPIAIGFPVTAVLVLAASFTPAPIHVTAVLAAALVALTVVATHGEPQPG